Proteins found in one Lycium ferocissimum isolate CSIRO_LF1 chromosome 6, AGI_CSIRO_Lferr_CH_V1, whole genome shotgun sequence genomic segment:
- the LOC132058914 gene encoding probable ureide permease A3 isoform X4, with the protein MYVVESKGGAIVCMLLSLFFLGTWPALLTLLERRGRFPQHTYLDYTFTNLLAAVIIAFTFGQIGTSSVENPNFLSQISQDNWTSVLFAMAGGVVLSIGNLTTQYAWAFVGLSVTEVVSSSITVVIGTTMNYYLDDKINKAEILFPGVGCFLIAVCLGSAVHASNAADNKAKLDSYSNDSKHSIRANSITDSKQACTKRVGVNDAEKGVAYTEKAKFGTALFLIDLEKRRAIKIFGKSTFIGLALTFFAGSCFSLFSPAFNLATNDQWRTLKDGVSHLSVYTAFFYFSVSCFVVAMILNLSFLYRPVLNAPKSSLKAYLNDWNGRGWALLAGLLCGFGNGLQFMGGQVFGYAVVRSFELVELCIWIEVLVTITQQSTMSELVLVGYYESSVSIPKRN; encoded by the exons ATGTATGTGGTGGAGAGCAAAGGAGGGGCTATAGTTTGCATGTTATTGTCTTTGTTCTTCTTAGGGACTTGGCCAGCCTTACTAACTTTACTTGAAAGGAGAGGGAGATTTCCACAACACACTTACCTTGATTATACTTTCACTAATCTTTTAGCCGCTGTCATAATTGCTTTTACCTTTGGTCAAATTGGGACAAGCTCAGTGGAAAACCCAAATTTCCTCTCCCAAATCTCTCAG GATAATTGGACGAGTGTCTTGTTTGCAATGGCTGGAGGGGTGGTCCTTAGCATTGGAAACCTTACAACTCAATATGCTTGGGCCTTTGTTGGTTTATCAGTTACCGAGGTTGTCTCCTCAAGCATTACTGTGGTTATAG GAACGACCATGAATTACTACCTTGATGACAAAATTAACAAAGCGGAGATTCTTTTTCCTGGGGTTGGATGCTTCTTGATTGCCGTTTGTTTAGGCTCTGCTGTTCATGCATCCAATGCAGCTGATAATAAAGCAAAGCTTGATAGTTATTCAAATGACTCTAAACATAGCATTAG GGCTAATAGTATTACTGACTCCAAACAAGCATGTACAAAGAGAG TTGGTGTAAATGATGCGGAAAAGGGAGTTGCTTACACAGAAAAGGCAAAATTTGGGACTGCGCTTTTCCTGATAGATCTCGAGAAGAGAAGAGCGATCAAG ATATTCGGGAAGAGCACATTCATTGGTTTGGCGTTGACATTCTTTGCTGGAAgttgtttttctctcttctcaCCAGCATTCAACCTTGCCACGAATGATCAGTGGCGTACTCTAAAAGATGGAGTTTCACACTTGAGCGTTTACACAGCATTCTTCTACTTCTCAGTTTCTTGCTTTGTCGTTGCCATGATTTTGAACCTCAGCTTCTTATACCGCCCTGTTCTAAATGCGCCCAAGTCATCTCTGAAGGCTTATTTAAATGACTGGAATGGTAGAGGTTGGGCCCTTTTGGCAGGACTTTTGTGTGGTTTTGGAAATGGTCTCCAATTCATGGGAGGTCAAGTCTTTGGATATGCGGTTGTACGCTCGTTCGAGTTAGTAGAACTTTGTATTTGGATTGAAGTTCTTGTAACAATTACTCAACAATCAACCATGTCTGAATTAGTACTGGTCGGCTATTATGAATCCTCTGTGTCTATTcccaaaagaaattga
- the LOC132058914 gene encoding ureide permease 1-like isoform X5 — translation MAGGVVLSIGNLTTQYAWAFVGLSVTEVVSSSITVVIGTTMNYYLDDKINKAEILFPGVGCFLIAVCLGSAVHASNAADNKAKLDSYSNDSKHSIRANSITDSKQACTKRVGVNDAEKGVAYTEKAKFGTALFLIDLEKRRAIKIFGKSTFIGLALTFFAGSCFSLFSPAFNLATNDQWRTLKDGVSHLSVYTAFFYFSVSCFVVAMILNLSFLYRPVLNAPKSSLKAYLNDWNGRGWALLAGLLCGFGNGLQFMGGQVFGYAVVRSFELVELCIWIEVLVTITQQSTMSELVLVGYYESSVSIPKRN, via the exons ATGGCTGGAGGGGTGGTCCTTAGCATTGGAAACCTTACAACTCAATATGCTTGGGCCTTTGTTGGTTTATCAGTTACCGAGGTTGTCTCCTCAAGCATTACTGTGGTTATAG GAACGACCATGAATTACTACCTTGATGACAAAATTAACAAAGCGGAGATTCTTTTTCCTGGGGTTGGATGCTTCTTGATTGCCGTTTGTTTAGGCTCTGCTGTTCATGCATCCAATGCAGCTGATAATAAAGCAAAGCTTGATAGTTATTCAAATGACTCTAAACATAGCATTAG GGCTAATAGTATTACTGACTCCAAACAAGCATGTACAAAGAGAG TTGGTGTAAATGATGCGGAAAAGGGAGTTGCTTACACAGAAAAGGCAAAATTTGGGACTGCGCTTTTCCTGATAGATCTCGAGAAGAGAAGAGCGATCAAG ATATTCGGGAAGAGCACATTCATTGGTTTGGCGTTGACATTCTTTGCTGGAAgttgtttttctctcttctcaCCAGCATTCAACCTTGCCACGAATGATCAGTGGCGTACTCTAAAAGATGGAGTTTCACACTTGAGCGTTTACACAGCATTCTTCTACTTCTCAGTTTCTTGCTTTGTCGTTGCCATGATTTTGAACCTCAGCTTCTTATACCGCCCTGTTCTAAATGCGCCCAAGTCATCTCTGAAGGCTTATTTAAATGACTGGAATGGTAGAGGTTGGGCCCTTTTGGCAGGACTTTTGTGTGGTTTTGGAAATGGTCTCCAATTCATGGGAGGTCAAGTCTTTGGATATGCGGTTGTACGCTCGTTCGAGTTAGTAGAACTTTGTATTTGGATTGAAGTTCTTGTAACAATTACTCAACAATCAACCATGTCTGAATTAGTACTGGTCGGCTATTATGAATCCTCTGTGTCTATTcccaaaagaaattga
- the LOC132058914 gene encoding probable ureide permease A3 isoform X2 produces the protein MDFWSIPNLIPVSPEIEKVLSRGLKMYVVESKGGAIVCMLLSLFFLGTWPALLTLLERRGRFPQHTYLDYTFTNLLAAVIIAFTFGQIGTSSVENPNFLSQISQDNWTSVLFAMAGGVVLSIGNLTTQYAWAFVGLSVTEVVSSSITVVIGTTMNYYLDDKINKAEILFPGVGCFLIAVCLGSAVHASNAADNKAKLDSYSNDSKHSIRANSITDSKQACTKRVGVNDAEKGVAYTEKAKFGTALFLIDLEKRRAIKIFGKSTFIGLALTFFAGSCFSLFSPAFNLATNDQWRTLKDGVSHLSVYTAFFYFSVSCFVVAMILNLSFLYRPVLNAPKSSLKAYLNDWNGRGWALLAGLLCGFGNGLQFMGGQVFGYAVVRSFELVELCIWIEVLVTITQQSTMSELVLVGYYESSVSIPKRN, from the exons ATG GATTTTTGGAGCATTCCCAATTTGATTCCAGTGTCACCTGAAATAGAAAAGGTGTTATCCCGTGGTTTGAAGATGTATGTGGTGGAGAGCAAAGGAGGGGCTATAGTTTGCATGTTATTGTCTTTGTTCTTCTTAGGGACTTGGCCAGCCTTACTAACTTTACTTGAAAGGAGAGGGAGATTTCCACAACACACTTACCTTGATTATACTTTCACTAATCTTTTAGCCGCTGTCATAATTGCTTTTACCTTTGGTCAAATTGGGACAAGCTCAGTGGAAAACCCAAATTTCCTCTCCCAAATCTCTCAG GATAATTGGACGAGTGTCTTGTTTGCAATGGCTGGAGGGGTGGTCCTTAGCATTGGAAACCTTACAACTCAATATGCTTGGGCCTTTGTTGGTTTATCAGTTACCGAGGTTGTCTCCTCAAGCATTACTGTGGTTATAG GAACGACCATGAATTACTACCTTGATGACAAAATTAACAAAGCGGAGATTCTTTTTCCTGGGGTTGGATGCTTCTTGATTGCCGTTTGTTTAGGCTCTGCTGTTCATGCATCCAATGCAGCTGATAATAAAGCAAAGCTTGATAGTTATTCAAATGACTCTAAACATAGCATTAG GGCTAATAGTATTACTGACTCCAAACAAGCATGTACAAAGAGAG TTGGTGTAAATGATGCGGAAAAGGGAGTTGCTTACACAGAAAAGGCAAAATTTGGGACTGCGCTTTTCCTGATAGATCTCGAGAAGAGAAGAGCGATCAAG ATATTCGGGAAGAGCACATTCATTGGTTTGGCGTTGACATTCTTTGCTGGAAgttgtttttctctcttctcaCCAGCATTCAACCTTGCCACGAATGATCAGTGGCGTACTCTAAAAGATGGAGTTTCACACTTGAGCGTTTACACAGCATTCTTCTACTTCTCAGTTTCTTGCTTTGTCGTTGCCATGATTTTGAACCTCAGCTTCTTATACCGCCCTGTTCTAAATGCGCCCAAGTCATCTCTGAAGGCTTATTTAAATGACTGGAATGGTAGAGGTTGGGCCCTTTTGGCAGGACTTTTGTGTGGTTTTGGAAATGGTCTCCAATTCATGGGAGGTCAAGTCTTTGGATATGCGGTTGTACGCTCGTTCGAGTTAGTAGAACTTTGTATTTGGATTGAAGTTCTTGTAACAATTACTCAACAATCAACCATGTCTGAATTAGTACTGGTCGGCTATTATGAATCCTCTGTGTCTATTcccaaaagaaattga
- the LOC132058916 gene encoding PLASMODESMATA CALLOSE-BINDING PROTEIN 4-like translates to MAAFMLSLVFFLAITGYSSASYCICKDGVDEKILQENIDYACGSGADCTPIHEKGACYNPDTIKDHCNYAVNSYYQRKGASGASCDFKGSATLTSTAPASTGSGCVYQSTAGGGSTTPTTGGTGTGTGTGTGTGTGTGTSTGMGTGTGTTTTVPGTNAVFGLGPTGSGMTDNTGIGTGTIHQSSVFFTMTFLFISLVCLRV, encoded by the exons GTGCTAGTTACTGTATTTGCAAAGATGGAGTAGATGAAAAGATTCTTCAAGAGAATATAGATTATGCCTGTGGATCTGGAGCTGATTGCACACCTATCCATGAAAAAGGTGCTTGTTACAATCCTGACACTATTAAAGATCACTGCAACTATGCTGTAAATAGCTATTATCAGAGAAAGGGTGCATCTGGTGCTAGCTGTGACTTTAAAGGAAGTGCAACTTTGACTTCAACTGCACCAGCTT CCACTGGTTCTGGATGTGTATATCAGTCCACTGCTGG TGGTGGAAGCACAACTCCAACAACAGGAGGCACAGGCACAGGCACGGGCACTGGAACCGGCACGGGCACTGGAACCGGCACCAGCACTGGCATGGGAACTGGAACCGGCACAACCACAACAGTACCAGGGACTAATGCAGTATTCGGACTTGGACCGACAGGAAGTGGCATGACCGATAACACGGGGATAGGGACGGGGACTATACATCAGAGCAGTGTGTTTTTCACCATGacctttttatttataagcTTGGTATGCTTAAGGGTCTAA